A genome region from Pseudomonas helmanticensis includes the following:
- the ureA gene encoding urease subunit gamma, whose protein sequence is MDLTPREKDKLLIFTAGLVAERRLARGVKLNYPEAMAYISAALLEGARDGRTVAELMHFGTTLLSREQVMEGIPEMIPEIQVEATFPDGTKLVTVHQPIV, encoded by the coding sequence ATGGACCTGACCCCACGCGAAAAAGACAAGCTGCTGATCTTCACCGCCGGCCTCGTCGCCGAGCGGCGTTTGGCGCGCGGCGTGAAACTCAATTACCCGGAAGCCATGGCCTACATCTCCGCCGCGCTGCTCGAAGGCGCGCGTGACGGCCGGACTGTCGCCGAGCTGATGCACTTCGGCACCACCCTGCTCAGCCGCGAACAAGTGATGGAAGGCATCCCGGAAATGATTCCCGAGATCCAGGTCGAAGCGACGTTCCCCGACGGCACCAAACTGGTCACCGTCCACCAACCGATCGTCTGA
- a CDS encoding GNAT family N-acetyltransferase, whose protein sequence is MTYSIRDAIHADLPAIRDIYNDAVLNTTAIWNEQAVDLGNRQAWFSARQAQAYPILVIVDADNTVLGYASFGDWRPFDGFRHTVEHSVYVRSDQRGNGLGPQLMTALIERARTCDKHVMVAAIESGNAASIRLHERAGFVITGQMPQVGTKFGRWLDLTFMQLTLNPGAEPPDANKE, encoded by the coding sequence ATGACTTACTCCATTCGCGATGCCATCCACGCCGACCTGCCGGCGATCCGTGACATCTACAACGACGCTGTGCTCAACACCACGGCGATCTGGAATGAACAGGCCGTCGACCTCGGCAATCGCCAGGCGTGGTTCAGCGCGCGTCAGGCCCAGGCCTACCCGATTCTGGTGATCGTCGACGCCGACAACACAGTGCTCGGCTACGCTTCGTTCGGTGACTGGCGACCGTTCGATGGCTTTCGCCATACCGTCGAGCACTCGGTATACGTGCGCAGCGATCAGCGTGGCAATGGACTCGGCCCGCAACTGATGACGGCGCTGATCGAGCGCGCCAGAACTTGCGACAAACACGTGATGGTCGCCGCCATTGAAAGCGGCAACGCCGCTTCGATTCGTCTGCACGAGCGCGCCGGTTTCGTCATCACCGGGCAGATGCCGCAGGTCGGCACCAAGTTCGGCCGCTGGCTCGACCTGACCTTCATGCAACTGACCCTCAATCCTGGCGCGGAGCCGCCTGACGCCAACAAGGAGTGA
- a CDS encoding GNAT family N-acetyltransferase, which produces MNAAQLRRVNAESFAHYRQGLIDLLLDAVGYGASVGFMADLDAAQARAYFDEVQDSVNKGSVLLWVVVKDEQVQASVQLGLCQKRNGLNRAEVQKLLVRENARRRGLGQQLMSALELEAPKHKRGMLYLDTEAGSPAEDFYKALGYTRAGQIPDYACDPTGTYRPTALYFKILQGAQ; this is translated from the coding sequence ATGAACGCCGCCCAACTGCGCCGCGTCAACGCTGAAAGTTTTGCCCACTATCGTCAGGGCCTGATTGATCTGCTGCTCGATGCCGTGGGCTACGGCGCCAGCGTCGGCTTCATGGCCGATCTCGATGCGGCTCAGGCGCGCGCGTATTTCGATGAGGTGCAGGACAGCGTCAACAAGGGCAGCGTATTGCTCTGGGTGGTCGTCAAGGACGAACAGGTGCAGGCCAGTGTGCAATTGGGTCTGTGCCAGAAGCGCAACGGTCTCAACCGCGCCGAGGTGCAGAAACTGCTGGTGCGCGAAAACGCGCGGCGGCGCGGTCTTGGCCAGCAATTGATGAGTGCGCTGGAACTCGAAGCGCCCAAGCACAAGCGCGGCATGCTCTACCTCGACACCGAGGCCGGCTCGCCCGCCGAAGATTTCTACAAGGCGTTGGGGTACACCCGCGCAGGTCAGATTCCCGATTACGCCTGCGACCCGACCGGCACGTATCGCCCGACCGCCCTCTATTTCAAGATTCTGCAAGGAGCCCAGTGA
- a CDS encoding urease subunit beta: protein MIPGEYQIQPGDIELNVGRRTISLKVANSGDRPIQVGSHYHFFETNDALTFDRAASRGMRLNIPAGTAVRFEPGQSREVELVDYAGHRRVFGFAGRIMGDL from the coding sequence ATGATTCCTGGCGAATACCAGATCCAGCCCGGCGACATCGAACTCAACGTCGGCCGCCGCACTATCAGCCTGAAAGTCGCCAACAGCGGCGACCGGCCGATCCAGGTCGGCTCGCACTATCACTTTTTCGAAACCAACGACGCGCTGACCTTCGACCGCGCCGCGAGCCGTGGCATGCGCCTGAATATTCCCGCAGGCACTGCCGTGCGTTTTGAGCCGGGGCAGAGTCGCGAAGTCGAGCTGGTCGATTACGCCGGGCATCGCCGGGTGTTCGGGTTTGCCGGACGGATCATGGGCGACCTCTGA
- the ureC gene encoding urease subunit alpha, translated as MKISRQAYADMFGPTVGDKVRLADTELWIEVEKDFTTYGEEVKFGGGKVIRDGQGQSQLLAAEVVDTLITNALIIDHWGIVKADVGLKDGRIFAIGKAGNPDVQPNVDIAIGASTEVIAGEGMILTAGGIDTHIHFICPQQIEEALMSGVTTMIGGGTGPATGTNATTCTSGPWHLARMLQAADAFPMNIGLTGKGNASLPEPLIEQVKAGAIGLKLHEDWGTTPASIDNCLSVADQFDVQVAIHTDTLNESGFVETTLGAFKGRTIHTYHTEGAGGGHAPDIIKACGFPNVLPSSTNPTRPFTRNTIDEHLDMLMVCHHLDPSIAEDVAFAESRIRRETIAAEDILHDLGAFSMISSDSQAMGRVGEVITRTWQTADKMKKQRGPLPQDGAGNDNFRAKRYIAKYTINPAITHGISHEVGSIEVGKWADLVLWRPAFFGVKPTLILKGGAIAASLMGDANASIPTPQPVHYRPMFASYGGSLHATSLTFISQAAQEAGLPEALGLKKKIAVVKGCRDVQKTDLIHNDYLPNIDVDPQTYQVKADGVLLWCEPAETLPMAQRYFLF; from the coding sequence ATGAAAATCTCCAGACAAGCCTACGCCGACATGTTCGGCCCCACCGTCGGCGACAAGGTGCGCCTGGCCGATACCGAACTGTGGATCGAAGTCGAAAAAGACTTCACCACCTACGGCGAAGAAGTGAAATTCGGCGGCGGCAAAGTCATCCGCGACGGCCAGGGCCAAAGCCAGCTGCTCGCCGCCGAAGTGGTCGACACGCTAATCACCAACGCGCTGATCATCGACCACTGGGGCATCGTCAAAGCCGACGTCGGCCTCAAGGACGGGCGCATCTTCGCGATCGGCAAGGCCGGCAACCCCGACGTGCAGCCCAACGTCGACATCGCCATCGGCGCGAGTACCGAAGTGATTGCCGGTGAAGGCATGATCCTCACCGCTGGCGGCATCGACACGCACATCCACTTCATCTGCCCGCAGCAGATCGAAGAAGCGCTGATGAGTGGCGTCACCACCATGATCGGCGGCGGCACCGGCCCGGCCACGGGCACCAACGCCACAACGTGCACTTCGGGCCCGTGGCATCTGGCGCGCATGCTCCAGGCTGCCGATGCCTTCCCGATGAACATCGGCCTCACCGGCAAGGGCAACGCAAGCCTGCCGGAACCGCTGATCGAACAGGTCAAGGCCGGCGCCATCGGCCTCAAGCTGCATGAAGACTGGGGCACCACCCCGGCGAGCATCGACAACTGCCTGAGCGTCGCCGATCAGTTCGACGTGCAGGTGGCGATCCACACCGACACCCTCAACGAATCCGGTTTCGTCGAAACCACCCTCGGCGCGTTCAAGGGCCGCACCATCCATACCTATCACACCGAAGGTGCCGGTGGCGGCCACGCGCCGGACATCATCAAGGCCTGCGGTTTCCCCAATGTGCTGCCAAGTTCGACCAACCCGACACGGCCGTTCACCCGCAACACCATCGACGAACACCTCGACATGCTGATGGTCTGCCATCACCTCGACCCGAGCATCGCCGAAGACGTCGCGTTCGCCGAAAGCCGTATTCGCCGCGAAACGATTGCCGCCGAAGACATCCTTCACGACCTCGGCGCCTTCTCGATGATCAGCTCCGACAGCCAGGCCATGGGCCGCGTCGGCGAAGTCATCACGCGCACCTGGCAGACCGCCGACAAGATGAAAAAACAACGCGGCCCGCTGCCGCAGGACGGCGCAGGCAACGACAACTTCCGCGCCAAACGCTACATCGCCAAATACACGATCAATCCGGCGATCACCCATGGCATCAGCCATGAAGTCGGTTCGATCGAGGTTGGCAAATGGGCGGATCTGGTGCTCTGGCGTCCGGCGTTTTTCGGCGTCAAACCGACGCTGATTCTCAAGGGCGGCGCGATTGCCGCGAGCTTGATGGGCGACGCCAATGCCTCGATCCCGACACCGCAACCGGTGCATTACCGTCCGATGTTCGCCAGTTACGGTGGCTCGCTGCACGCCACCAGCCTGACCTTTATCAGCCAGGCGGCGCAGGAGGCCGGGTTGCCGGAAGCGTTGGGGTTGAAGAAGAAAATCGCCGTGGTGAAGGGGTGCCGTGATGTGCAGAAAACCGACCTGATTCACAACGACTATCTGCCGAACATTGATGTTGATCCGCAGACGTATCAGGTCAAGGCTGACGGCGTGTTGCTGTGGTGCGAGCCGGCGGAAACGTTACCGATGGCGCAGCGGTATTTCCTGTTCTAA
- a CDS encoding chaperone modulator CbpM — MSSPLIVQLDLAEFCEAADLSDVYVIEIVEHGILEPQGAQPREWRFTDYELALAKRAAKLRHDLELEWEGVALALDLLEEVRELRAENRMLRQRLARLVIE; from the coding sequence ATGAGCAGCCCCCTGATCGTTCAACTGGACCTGGCAGAATTCTGTGAGGCGGCCGATTTGTCGGACGTCTACGTGATAGAAATCGTCGAACACGGCATCCTCGAACCTCAGGGCGCGCAGCCCCGGGAATGGCGCTTCACCGATTACGAACTGGCCCTGGCCAAGCGTGCGGCGAAATTGCGGCATGACCTGGAGCTGGAGTGGGAAGGCGTCGCTCTGGCGCTGGATCTGCTGGAAGAGGTGCGCGAGTTGCGTGCCGAAAACCGTATGCTCAGACAACGCCTGGCACGCTTGGTAATCGAATAA